The nucleotide sequence TTGTGAATAAATATGTGTTTGCCAGCATTCATTTATCATACTAATTaactatccatctatccatccatttattgtCTGCACCACATATGCAGGATAAAGACAATCCGAAGGTGAAATTCTGCCTCATGGCCAGTGTTCCTGAGGGCAAGCAGGATGAAGCGGTAACTGAagatgaacaaacaaatgaataaatggatgaatgaaataatgaataCTTTCTGAATATAACAAGTCTGTCAAGTTGTCTGAAACACTAGATTCCCAAATAGTCTAAATGTTGCTGCTATATTTTTTAGTAACTGGGTAGGTCATAAAGcagcatttaatttaatttaatttaatttaatttaatttaatttaatttaatttaatttaatttaatttaatttaatttaatttaattaataaagcaaaccatattcattcattcattcattcattcattcattcatcttcagtaactgccaTATTCTTGTCATGGTCATGGTGGATCAGGATCAGTGTTGGATTGTACACCAaaagataatttttttttatctttaatgcTTTTTTACACGGAACATTATTATCTAATTTTCTGTTGAATACTTCCGTGTTTTCTATGAGCTGGGTTAATGGACCAAATGCCTGTCTACATCTAAATGCATGAATTCTGTCAAAATGAGATTCATTGCTGTGCTACAGAAGCTACTTCCATGACAAATACCATATTAAATACAAGCTTTTTTGCAGAAACACCTCTGTATAGTGATCTTATCTCATTCAATGGGGAAACAAAATTGCTACAACTACTtagattttcacatttttgtttttataaaggTGTACCAACATGTTCATCATTCTTCAGATTTACAAGTGGAtagattacagtgtgtatgtgcttgtgtgaTTGTGAGGTCTGGCTAACCTGCAAGCAGACAAACAACCTGTATATCATTAATGCTAAATCAAAATCTGTGatctttggaaaaaaatatctcAGCTACTATCATTGCCTTTTCATGTGCTAATACAGTGATGTACCCTATCAAAAGGTTCTTTCCATGCACTTATAATTACAGAAAAAGAACATACTCAATCTAGACTCAATCTAGACCCTCCCcatatgttttatatttccaCCACCAACTGACTATAAAGCAAGACTATGGCTGCTGTCATCTAAACTTCGCCTCTAATGTATAAAAGAAGTCCAGAGCTCTTATTATCATTCAGTCAAAACTCGAGCAAAGAGGTCAGACCTGTCTCGCAGCAACTTTCAGTCCTCTGCTAAGGAACCTAATCTACAGTTAGTTAAACCCAGAACAAGCAGAGCTGCTCCTGCCACAACCGAAGCCATATGTTCCCCAGCGCTAACTATCGCAAACATCTGCGTACCACCACATCGCTTTATCCCTTGACAGACAGTGCAAAGCTGCTGGCATTGCTGTGACCTGGACTGCTTTGCAGCAGAGCACCTTCTATGTCTCTTTGATTCGAGTCTGTGAAGATTAAGATCAGCAAGCAGCAGGGTCTTTGGTTCTTTGAACGAGCAGCAACATTTCAGATGTGTTCTGTGCAGCAGGGTTCAGAGATGCAGTAAAATCTACAAGagtcatttttttccctaaaaatGAAAAGAGTTTCTTTTCTACTAAATTTGCTATGAGTTCTGGAAAAACAACACTGAAGttaaaattcataataataataataataataataataataataataataataataataataataataataataaattcatcaGAACTGATTCCAGTTCTGGTTTGTCTCCTTGAAGATACAGATTTATTCTTAgtgatttattctttattcctaattctttattttgaattgtgcttttaacaaaaaaaaaacaacaacaaaaaaaaacaaaatcagctttacagaaatttaGATGTACATATTGATACTTAATGAGCAAGATAAGGAGGATAAACTCTTGCTTATGGGCGGAAAaagtccctgagatgacatgtgGAAGTAACCGTGACTCGAAAGGGAACGCATTCTCTTCATAATGCATATcgtgaataaaaatgattatgatTATATCAGCAATTCAAAATCTATTCAGTTGGGATTGTCCACTGCGGCAAGAAAGAGACTAGACCTGTTTTATTTGGAAATTCAGATATTTAGGATCTTTCATAGCAGCAAAAGCTTAGTCACAAATGCAGAATTTAACCAGACTGAAACAAAACCAGTGGCACCATGATCACAGATtgtggttaaaaataaataataaaaaccccATAAGAGCGATCCTGGTGCATTGTAGCCTGCTGTAATTATACTGATTGACTGGTTGATCAGTGAAGGTATCCTGAGGCCTCACTGTGTGAGATTTCAGTTGGTCACAGCAAATATCAGTATAAGGCTGAACATATTTGTCTCAAATGGTGGTGTTATGTAGGACAATAATATAGTACATGTCAATTTTCAATAGAatacaattcattcattcagcttcagtaaccactttactCTGCTTAGAATCACTGTGGACTGCTGGTCCTTAGAAgggcaccattcacacacacacacacacacacacacacacacatattcaaagAAGGGGCAATTTAACACAGCAAGTCAAtctcctgatttttttttttttcctggagttgaaagaaaccttgagaactCAGAGGAGAACCCAGAGAAAATCCACACAACAAAAGGGAGAACGTGAAAACCCACACAGAGACTAACCCGAGCTCAGAATCGAACCTGTGTGACCATTTCtaaactatatactatatacacactgtatgaaagtgttcacacacacagcttcttcAGGCACCCTTGAAAATAACTACAAATTCTTGATACGTTTTTAAGGGCCGAAACATGAATCTGATCCCAAAATGTGGATCAACTACAATCACATTTTAGAATGTCACTCATTTAGAACGTAACTTTAACAGTGTAGAGGTTAAAGAGACCACCCCAAAAAAGCCGTAATGTAATTTGAATACAGGCATAAACACAGATTTTGTATTTGATTAAAATGACTAGTGACGTATATATGCCAGTGATTGTTGCATCACAATTGCCGCAAATGTAGGCCAGACTATTGAGGATATAAAGTGGAGTGCAAATGAAAACCAGGCTCTTGCAAGTTTAATAGATATTTCAGGTCCAACTTACAATTAACGACTATATAAAAAGAGCTGATTGAGACCCCGAACAATTTCATTTCAATGTCTGAAGGAGCTTTTGGTGTTAATGCTGCCTCTGCCAGCTAGCACAGGATcacttttgtttcatttctaacAGTTTTACGGTGTACCTACAGCTGGCCTTAAATCAGTAGTTAGTGTGCAGGAGTTAAGTGCGGCAGATTAACCTGCTGCCCTCTGTTCTACTGTGGCCTACAGCTATCTAAACATACCAGTGCACTTTCCTCTCAGGAGTTGACTCTGCAAACCTCCTTTCACCCCTTCTATTTTATCAGTTGCTTTCTGGGTCACTAATGTTTGAGgctctgtcaaaaaaaaaaaagaaatcttcaGACCAGTGAACAAAAGAGGTGTAATCAGAGCAAACAACTCATTCAGACTAAAACCTGCTGCCCTTTTTTATTTAGGAAACAGATGAATCCAGGAGGTGGAATTGATCTTAGCCCAATctctaaaaataatatataattttaatggtTTTATAATTAGGCAGTCTCACACTTGAAATTGTGAGTTTATCCTGAATACTGGCACAGCTGTGATTTAATGCCAATATTCAGTAGAACCGCATAATTGCGAGTCTGATATTGATTTTTATATGACAGTTGTATAAACAAGAAATTAATATTGAGTAATTGACCTTGTGGACTAATGTTTAGTATATTTTTTTACTCCGTTAGCGGAAATAGATCCACACTCACTTTATAAAACATCAGCTAGCATGTTAGCTAGCTCAGGCTTTCTATTTATAGGTGCCTCCAGTCTCCTCTTCCTTTTCGTCTTCAGCTAATGAACTTTCTAATTAAAGACAAAAGTTATATTCTAGAAAGGCATTGTTTGTCATGACCACTGAAGATGTCACACTACTGTAGTAACAGTTTTAAAGTAGGAAGTTAGTTCAGTTGTTAATTTGTAAAGCATTCTGAACAACGCACATGGTCACAAAGCAGGTTTACAGAATTTTTACGTAGCACACACAGATTATCAGCATGGTGCAAAAGTTCCAATGAGACTATAAGGAATATACTGTAAGTGCTGCTCGAACAATCAAAAAACACTGTTATATAATCTGACACCGATAACAAATTATCACATGGTCTGTTATAGTATTCAGGCAAGATTTGATTGGAATCATCACATAAAATGTGACAAGCAACCTTAAAAGAATGCTGTAATAATTGGGCAACAATAGACCTGCGATTAAAGAAAATTATGTTATTATCTTAAATCACCAATCGGCACAATTTCAGAGTCAGAAACTGAACTATTGTGAGCTTAAGgtaataaagatatttttattgcCCATTTGCATTTTTCATTGCTCTTTTGCACCTGCCATATATTTGTAGCTGTCCCATGACTTTTGCAGAATCCTATGCTGTCCTTGTATCTGTGACTTTTAGATGAGCATTGCAGCAGTTCAAGGTGATGCCTAATTGACCATTTAAACTCAGCCTAGATTAGTTAATCAGTGTCAAGTCTCAAGCGTTTTCTAACACATAACTGCGTTTTCCAtcattacttaaaaaaaaactactttgTACTGATTTCCCAGAGAAGCAAACTCCCATCCATTGTTGTGAATCAGCTTTTTTGCACAGTTGCTTGTATTTGCACCTTCTTTCTTATCTACTTACGTAGTCCATGGAGTGACAGTGtatcagaaagacagagagccAATCCAGCAATGTTGCATACATTCCTTTCCCTTGTTCTCGGGCTGTGTTGATTGCTTCCTCTTTATTTACTGCATGTGTACCTTTGAAATTCTCACAGAGGCCATACACAAAGGGACACTCGACCTCTGACCTTAGGGAAAAGGCAAGCCTAATCTGAAAGTAGCATCGTTGGCTTGCTTTGTCTTATCCCAGACAGAGAATGAATGAAACCTTGGGCACTGGGGGTCAACTCCTGTGCATCTGTCCACTCTTTGCCAATCTgcgtcagagagagagagagagagagagagagagagagagagagagagagagaggagaatcTATACACCCTTGGCCATTCACACACCCAGGCCACCCAAGGAACGTGGCACTAAGTATCTGTTGACCCCTCTTTCACCTCTGCTAAACACTGAAATTTGCTTTCGTCTTACAGCAGAAAAGTACATAAATTACCCAGGTTACCCTTTTATCCCAGTACAACAAAAAGTTCTACTGACCTTCTGCTTAAAATTTACAGTTTCCCATCCGTCTTCCAACAAGCCAGTGGACCTAGctattatttcattaataatgatCTCTATATCTTAGTATTGATCTTAAGACAGTGATTAATGGAGCAGCACTCAGGCAagtaatcagctaattaactcATCTTTATCAACAGTCAGACTTCAGATATCAGTCCTTGATTgagaaataaatagacaaatataTTTTCTCAAGAGTTGTTTACATGGTCAGTGGTTCTAAATGTAGACGAATGATAGAGGCTACTAGATGGAGGTATTAGTTCTAGTTCACCACCAATAACACTGTTTACACCATAGCAGGTTTGAATTGTCAGTCAGAAGGAGTTGATTCACTTTGAGCTgattaacagcagctctggtaATAGTGCTGACTTTAATTCAAGCACAGGTTTATAGAGTATTAATGCATtcattatggtttctatagtaacaagtcATTTAATGGGACTTGTATGGTGGGCTATCTGCATGTCTTAAGGATAAACTGAAAAAGGGATGTttttaacaaagaaagaaacatctAATTGTAGTTGTAGTGAAGTTTATTGTAAGAAcacatttgtttaatatttatagaaggagtctccagtgtcagcactttgtacaAAAGGCTTTGTACATTCTGGTTCCTATCTTATTAACGTCAAGATATAGAGAACAGCTTTATCTTATATAATGTAATTGGTACAACTATAGTGTAAGTGGTAACAGGAACAGACTTTTCACAATGCTAAAATCATTAAGTATTTTAATTGTTGGCGAATTGCTGTTGTATATAATCAAGGAAACACTTTGAGCCATGTAGCTATAGACAAATATGACTATTCGACATGATAACACATCATTCCTCTCTGTTATGGATtacttttctataacagcacgaTCCATTGTGTTTTATCATTACACATTAGCTTATTTGTGAGTTCATCAGTTTAACACCACAACCGTTAAAAACAAGCTGGCTGAATTCTTAACACTATTAAATAGTATTTTATTAGAAGAATAAAGCTTCCACATTTGGCTACAGTATTTATGTGGGATGTTGAAAGAAATCTTCCTCACATTCATATATCTAGGAACATTTTAAAAGCCAAGTTCTTCATTGAGGTAGATACACAAAAAACTCCAATCTACAAAagtttttaaatacaaaattgtAACGATATGATtggttaaaataatttaatacaacacggtataaattaaaatgaaaaactgtaAATTGACCATAGAATTCAGAAACTGTACATGTTATTTACAGAAAGACGGACATACTATATTTTAGGCATTTTAACGAGTATTTTATAGGGTGAATCTTGATGTATGAGAAGTGGAATTACCTTAAAACAGACAAAATGGAAATAATCTTTTGTAATGACAAGTATTTAACCCAAAATATGATATAAAAATGGCTTCATAGCAATGAATTGTATTAAATTGTAGCAACTGATGGCTATAATAACCTTTCTCAGCTCTAATAACTCTTCGCCCATTTATCTTTACAGTAATGACCAGGCATTTAGACTTTTGAGGAACACCACCAGTCACCTGCATCCACATGACTCCACCACCATGTCCTCATATTGTTTGTACACTACATTATTCCCAGAATCTATGTACAAGATGCTGATAGGGCTAAGTTTGGAAGGCACACAGCAGCTGGGTGGCATGTTGCTGGGGTTCATAGAGTTCATCAAAGTCTGTATGATGGCATGATTAGTGGGCTCTAAATGCGACCTAAGTGGAAAGTCACAGATACCCTCACAATGATATGCCTCGTAATCCAAAGGAGCAATAATCCAGTCATCCCAGCCCAGCTCTTTGAAATTGACATGCAATGGCTTCTTGCTGCATCTAGACTTGGACTTTCTGCCCTGCCGTTTGCCATGACGGTTATTTAACGCTGTACGCCGTTTACGCTGAGGTTTCACACGATGGACTTTCTCCTTTCCAGCATGGTCAGGGTCCAATTTAATCTTCCCTTTTTTCTCATAGTACAAGCTCTGCCTTTTCTTTGACTTGGTGAACACCACTAATATGGCTTTCTTCTGTTGTGGGCGCCCGTATCTGTGAAATCCAAGATGCCGTAAGTCGATTTCCTTCTCAAGATTGTCGATGGAAACCTTGAGCTCTAGACAAAAgaagttcctgtgtgtgtgtaaatgtcgtTCTGCAAAAATTTCCCACACATCAAGGACTTCCCATCTTGGTTTGTGTGAGTCCTGCAAGTCTAAGATTTTGGAATCCAGTAGTTTGTGAGTCTGGCAGGAAAGAAGCTGAATCTCCATGGGACCCATGTCAGATGTTGGGAAGTTTCCAGAGACTTTTGTGTAGATTCTTAGTTCAGCACCCAGCAGTTCGACTTTATCAGAAAGTGATGAGATATCAAAGAGATACTTCTGTGTCCATAGAGGAGAATTTGGAGAGTCATCTATTAGAGAAAGCAGAGATACATAATTAAGTTCAATTTCCTTCAATTTTAGACCAGGTCACAATCAATTGACCAGGTCAGTAAGCAGGTTTACAGATCTACAATTTTGAAAAAATCTTCTGTGACAGATCTGGAGGATCTGTGTATAGTTGTcttgtttcatttcatacaaAGGTTTAGATAGGATtttatctttttcttatttGAATGCTCATGTACATTCATTATTAGCTGATACATTGGCAAGGAAAAAACTCCTGATATAGCATTGCATATTCGCCTTGACCGAATGTTCTTAGACAAAGTATGAATTATGAACTGATGGAAATCAGTGAGTTTGAAtgccaggtccaccaaactgccactgctgggcccctgagcaaggcccttaaccctcaattgctcagttctATGAGATagaatgtaagtcgctctggatatgccaaatgacagaaaactaaatgtaaagtaaatgaaataaattaatatataacaGATCAACAAATAAGCAAACCAACATCTTGTTGTATCATAAAGTATTACaaaaatgttattgtaaatgtgtAGAAATTGACGTTTACATCTTGGCACAACATTGATGCGCACCTGCACACTGAAATTTATTCTAGAACCCTAGGAGGTTCTCTGGCTTGTCCCTGTGTGGGAAACCTTAAAGATCTCTAGTCATAGAACTCtatccaaagaacccttgaggaagCATTTCCCCTCTAAGAATGTATACACAGGCTATGCTTCTGATCATTGACAAAAAATAATCTTGCTATTTAAAAAGATGATAAAAGCTAAATCCTTACCTTGTCCATTATCCACAAAACTCGTTATCGTGTTTGCGGCTTTAGACGAACGGAAAAAGCTCGCGTTCAGTCCCAGTTTCTCGGCAGCCGAAAAAGTTTTATAGATGGAGAGCATGTACTCGTGAGGCTCTACGGAGTCTTTGCTTACTCTTGAGAAGCGCTTGGTGCCAGATGAGGCGAGTGTGCGTGAATACGAGCCCGGTGATGTGGGAAAACCCGCACCGGGGCGCATCTCCACAGTCGCCGTGTGAACACACGCACAATACTGCAGGAGGAAGATCAGGGTCGTGCGGGCGTGCATGGTGGAAACGCAGACTTGTTAGCTTGAAATAATGCCTAACTTTTATAAGCGGGACTGGAGGACGTGTGCACAgctgaggggagagagagagagagagagagagagagagagagagagagagagaaaatagctCCGTCCCATTGCCCCATTGCACAAAGcccgtaacacacacacagctttactaGTGTGTTTCTAAGTTAGATTGTGTTCACTGAGACATTTAAagtgatatctatctatctatctatctatctatctatctatctatctatctatctatctatctatctatctatctatctatctatctgtacataTTTTTTAGTTTCTGCATACACAATGCCAGTATAACACCACaatcactaataataataataataataataataatacatcatagcctatttatacaaatattatgttataaatatatttacatgaattattttttgtatGATAAAGTAGactaataaatataagaaatataactAATAATGCCCTTTAACCCATAACCAATTTCCAAACTGGTTTgattaattttaaatgttttaaaaaagttaTGACATGTTGGCTTAGTGAGTAGCATATTTGTCCCGCACCTCCAGGGTGTACTCGATTGTGTCTGAGATTTTGTCTCCTACCATTGTCCCCTGGGATAGGATCCAGGTTCCCCATTTACGCAGTGTAAATGGGGGATAGTCCATATCATGGAGAATTAGTTCAGGTTATGTAGATACATAAAGCTATATGAAGATAATTTTGCCAAAAAAGGGATGACTTTCTACCTAACTAACCTAAATGAATGTTTTCACAACAAATTTGTATTTTGATTTTAACCATGATACTAATTTTTATTCAACCAGTacaatttgaaataaaataatttattattatgcttGTCTGTATGTCATCTTAGCTGTAAATTACAGCTCTATATTCAGTTGTTCTGGTCTAGTTCACTGCATCACTTCATCATTCACAAGCTGTAAAAGGATCTAAGAGGATGAagcaatcattcattcatcatcagtaACTTTAACCTGGTCAAGgcctcaggaacactgggcatgtAGTGAcaatacaccctggataggtTTATCCTAACCAGATCATACTAAACCTAAAGGAGCAACACAAAAGCTCAATCTGGCTGTCTTGCATAGCCACCCCAGGGTCTCAGAAACTTCTCCATGATGGTGTGAGGACCACTAGTGGTCAACTGGTGCAAATTTAGCCTTAAATCCTTAGATCTGCTCTAGGTCAAGGGAGGCTCAGGGAGTTCCTTCACATTGTTTAGATGCCAGAATGCAGGCTCTTGCTCTGTTACAGTCACAAATTCAGATTGAGGGTGTCCTTTATTTTAATCTATGAATTTTATTAAGATATGCAAGATATTTATTAAGTACTTAGGAGTTTCAAGGAATAAAATACATTGTGTATAGTGATTATAATATCATACTAATAGCACAATAAATGCAGAATATGTAGGAAAAACAATTAAGCATAcccatttttataataaaataatatctcTGTGGCAGAAATctatggaaatgaaatgaactaaAATGAATGGATTCAATGTACAGTAgtctacaattattattaatcatgattatctatgaatgaatgaatattttgtAGCAATATGACAAAATATAGATGaaattttagtgtatttagcaATTCATGaaaagataatatatatatagaaaacataTTGAGTTATATAGTTGTCATCAAGACATTTATAACAGAGGTCAGTTGTTCTCCAAAACCACAGTGTATATTAGATGCAGGACACTCAGTATTATTATATAGGCAGCTTGTGTTGTAAAAGCAGGACTGGAGTCAAAGATGCTGTTAAAGTCGTCAGGAGTGCTTTCCGTAGTGGTGGATTTGGTGGTGGAAGGTGTGGCTGGTGGAGAATTAGTAGACACATTAGATGATTTCACAGTGCATGAGGTTACAACAGATGGTTATATGACAATATATAAGTACATTTGCAGCATTTGAGTTAACACTAAGGAAAACAGACTTACTCAAAGAGCCGACAGAGAAGGATCTGGACTGTGCTGTCCATTCATTCAGAGTGAAAGCCAGTATCATGTCATtcactgtggaaaaaaagagataaacCTTCAGAACAGATTGCATGGTGTAGCGGAAACCATATTAGTTTAAGTACTCCAGTGTTTCAAGAGACGGTCAATGCTgacttttgtaattttattcaaCTTTCCAAAATATggcaataaaaaaattattaattttctaAGGTTTCTGATATCCATGCTCACTTGGACTGGCACAACTACAGATAATGATATGAAGTGCATTTTGActtgcagtgcattctgggcATCTGAGTTATTTTCTCAGTACAGGGAAACATCACATTAGTTTCTTTGGTAAATATGCTATAAAGAATAAGCTGAAAAACACTGAAGTATTCCCTTAAGCTGGCATTCAATTGATAATTATgtgttaaattatattaaacaaTTGTTAATGAACAGCAAGCAAAATCTACAGTTACTCTGAAAAGCttgcacttttaacaacagaGGCAGATATCAAGCTTCCCCACCAGTGGTATTGATGGCCAGGTCAGTGAAGTTGGCCCAGCAGCTTTGGAAGGGGATGGTTGTGTTTCCAGACAAGCCGTTTGCTGGGTTTCCATGAGTGTCTTTAAGCATGGCTGAAATCGTTAGTGTTGTCACcccaactgatacacactcccCCTGGAGACAAAGATCAGAGGATACCAGAGCTAATGCAGTGTATGGACTGCAATGTTGCCATAATCAGGGAGGTCAAGCTAATTATAAAGTCTTTCATGAGTTAAATCATGTGTATCCATGCTAACATGACTGCTAAATTAATATGCTTGAATAGCCCTATAAGAAAGCAAAGTGATATAATATTCATTGTACATATGCAATACACATGTTCAAAGGTGCAGCTGGGACTGGGATTTACAATATTGCCAAACAAAAGGTTTCTCAATTTCAGGCTGATAAtatttctggcccagaaatgaGTTCCTCTCCTTGT is from Hemibagrus wyckioides isolate EC202008001 linkage group LG24, SWU_Hwy_1.0, whole genome shotgun sequence and encodes:
- the gdf6b gene encoding growth/differentiation factor 6-B; its protein translation is MHARTTLIFLLQYCACVHTATVEMRPGAGFPTSPGSYSRTLASSGTKRFSRVSKDSVEPHEYMLSIYKTFSAAEKLGLNASFFRSSKAANTITSFVDNGQDDSPNSPLWTQKYLFDISSLSDKVELLGAELRIYTKVSGNFPTSDMGPMEIQLLSCQTHKLLDSKILDLQDSHKPRWEVLDVWEIFAERHLHTHRNFFCLELKVSIDNLEKEIDLRHLGFHRYGRPQQKKAILVVFTKSKKRQSLYYEKKGKIKLDPDHAGKEKVHRVKPQRKRRTALNNRHGKRQGRKSKSRCSKKPLHVNFKELGWDDWIIAPLDYEAYHCEGICDFPLRSHLEPTNHAIIQTLMNSMNPSNMPPSCCVPSKLSPISILYIDSGNNVVYKQYEDMVVESCGCR